The following coding sequences lie in one Heyndrickxia oleronia genomic window:
- a CDS encoding DUF3388 domain-containing protein yields the protein MNRKEWYLEYEIQINRPGLLGDISSLLGMLSINIISINGVDDGRRGLLLLVKSEEQIARLESILATMETIKVTKIREPKLRDKLAVRHGRYIQRDADDKKTFRFIRDELGLLVDFMAELFKQEGHKLIGIRGMPRVGKTESVVAASVCASKKWLFVSSTLLKQTIRNQLIKDEYSSNNIFILDGIVSTQRADERHWQLVREIMRLPAVKVIEHPDIFVQNSEYSLEDFDYIIELRDNPEQEITYEVIQKNNFFSDSGFGGFDY from the coding sequence ATGAATCGTAAAGAATGGTATTTAGAATATGAAATTCAAATAAACCGCCCAGGTCTTTTAGGGGATATTTCTTCATTACTAGGTATGCTATCAATTAATATTATTAGCATTAATGGTGTTGATGATGGTAGAAGGGGCCTGCTTTTATTAGTAAAAAGTGAAGAACAAATTGCAAGATTAGAATCTATCTTAGCTACAATGGAAACCATTAAAGTAACGAAAATTCGCGAACCAAAATTAAGAGATAAACTTGCGGTTCGGCATGGTCGATATATACAAAGAGATGCCGACGATAAAAAAACCTTTCGATTTATCAGGGATGAATTAGGTTTGCTTGTCGATTTTATGGCAGAGTTATTTAAGCAAGAAGGACATAAGTTGATTGGTATTCGGGGAATGCCACGTGTAGGGAAAACAGAATCAGTAGTTGCTGCAAGTGTTTGTGCAAGTAAAAAATGGTTATTTGTTTCATCTACATTGTTAAAACAAACGATACGAAATCAATTAATTAAAGATGAATATAGTTCAAATAATATATTTATATTGGATGGAATAGTTTCTACACAGAGAGCTGATGAACGTCACTGGCAGCTTGTTCGGGAAATTATGCGTTTACCTGCAGTTAAGGTAATCGAACATCCTGATATATTTGTTCAGAACTCAGAATACTCATTAGAGGATTTTGACTATATTATAGAACTGCGTGACAATCCGGAACAAGAAATTACATATGAAGTAATACAGAAAAATAACTTTTTTAGTGATTCGGGTTTTGGTGGATTTGATTATTAG
- the ymfI gene encoding elongation factor P 5-aminopentanone reductase: MKKYALITGASGGIGSETAHTMAKEGWNLYLHYNHNKEAMERLLAELSIYNLELIPIQADLSTDSGIDKLLNNIFHIDAICYVSGISHYGLFVDTDDQIIEKMWKIHVHAPMVIIKKLLPKLMKNEQSYVVLVSSIWGQTGASCEVIYSTAKGAQISFVKALSKEVAQSGVRINAVAPGAVNTQMMGIFSEDEKIALEEEIPMGRLANPCEIAETIQFLLSEKASYITGQVLAVNGGWYT; encoded by the coding sequence ATGAAGAAATATGCACTTATAACTGGTGCAAGTGGGGGAATTGGTTCGGAAACAGCTCACACAATGGCTAAAGAAGGCTGGAACTTATACTTACATTATAACCACAATAAAGAGGCGATGGAGAGACTATTAGCCGAGCTTTCAATATATAATCTAGAACTAATTCCGATTCAAGCAGATCTATCTACTGACTCAGGGATTGATAAGCTATTGAATAATATTTTTCATATTGATGCGATTTGTTATGTAAGTGGAATATCCCATTACGGGCTTTTTGTGGATACTGATGACCAAATCATTGAAAAAATGTGGAAAATACATGTACATGCACCAATGGTTATTATAAAAAAATTATTACCAAAATTAATGAAAAATGAACAATCCTATGTTGTTCTTGTTAGTTCAATATGGGGACAAACGGGTGCTTCATGTGAGGTAATCTATTCAACTGCTAAAGGAGCTCAAATCTCTTTTGTAAAAGCACTAAGTAAAGAGGTTGCACAAAGTGGTGTAAGAATTAATGCAGTAGCACCGGGTGCTGTTAATACACAAATGATGGGGATATTTTCAGAAGATGAAAAAATAGCACTGGAAGAGGAAATTCCAATGGGAAGACTTGCGAATCCATGTGAAATTGCTGAAACTATCCAATTCCTTCTTTCAGAAAAGGCCTCATATATTACTGGTCAGGTTTTGGCAGTAAATGGGGGCTGGTATACATAA
- the recA gene encoding recombinase RecA, whose translation MNDRQAALDMALKQIEKQFGKGSVMKLGEQTDRRISTVPSGSLALDVALGVGGYPRGRVIEIYGPESSGKTTVALHAIAEVQAKGGQAAFIDAEHALDPVYAQKLGVNIDELLLSQPDTGEQALEIAEALVRSGAIDIIVIDSVAALVPKAEIEGEMGDSHVGLQARLMSQALRKLSGAINKSKTIAIFINQIREKVGVMFGNPETTPGGRALKFYSSVRLEVRRAEQLKQGNDIVGNKTKVKVVKNKVAPPFRVAEVDIMYGEGISKEGEIIDMASELDIVQKSGSWYSYNDERLGQGRENAKLFLKENPELRNEVMMKIRDHYGLDDQKTAPAEEEQEEFDI comes from the coding sequence GTGAATGATCGTCAAGCAGCCTTAGATATGGCGTTAAAACAAATAGAAAAACAGTTTGGTAAAGGTTCAGTAATGAAACTTGGGGAACAAACTGATAGAAGAATTTCAACTGTTCCTAGTGGATCATTGGCCCTTGATGTAGCGTTAGGTGTTGGCGGATACCCAAGAGGACGTGTAATAGAAATCTATGGTCCAGAAAGCTCAGGTAAAACAACTGTTGCCCTACATGCTATTGCAGAGGTACAAGCTAAGGGTGGGCAAGCAGCGTTTATCGATGCTGAGCATGCACTAGATCCTGTATATGCCCAAAAATTAGGTGTTAATATTGATGAACTACTGTTATCTCAGCCAGATACTGGGGAGCAAGCGTTAGAAATTGCGGAAGCTCTTGTTCGTAGTGGAGCAATTGATATTATCGTTATCGATTCTGTTGCAGCACTTGTACCTAAAGCGGAAATTGAAGGTGAAATGGGTGACTCCCATGTCGGATTACAAGCACGCTTAATGTCACAGGCATTGCGTAAATTATCTGGTGCAATCAACAAGTCAAAAACAATCGCGATCTTCATTAACCAAATAAGGGAAAAAGTAGGGGTTATGTTCGGGAATCCTGAAACGACTCCTGGCGGCCGTGCACTTAAGTTTTATTCATCTGTACGTCTTGAGGTTCGTCGTGCAGAACAGTTGAAACAAGGAAATGATATTGTTGGAAATAAAACAAAAGTAAAAGTAGTAAAAAATAAAGTGGCACCACCTTTCCGCGTTGCAGAAGTAGATATTATGTATGGTGAAGGAATTTCTAAAGAAGGCGAAATCATTGATATGGCTTCTGAATTAGATATCGTTCAAAAAAGTGGATCATGGTATTCTTATAATGATGAACGTTTAGGTCAAGGTCGGGAAAATGCGAAGCTATTCCTTAAGGAAAATCCTGAATTGCGCAATGAGGTTATGATGAAAATACGCGATCATTATGGATTAGATGATCAAAAAACTGCCCCTGCTGAGGAAGAGCAAGAGGAATTTGATATTTAA
- the yfmH gene encoding EF-P 5-aminopentanol modification-associated protein YfmH, translating into MKKIAFDQLKETLYHEKMENGLNVYILPKQGFSKTFATFTTKYGSIDNDFVPLNSTEYNHVPDGIAHFLEHKLFEKEDGDVFQQFSKQGASANAFTTFNRTAYLFSSTSNVEKNLETLIDMVQSPYFTEKTVEKEKGIIGQEITMYDDNPDWRLYFGVIENMYQHHPVKIDIAGTIESISHITDQLLYECYNTFYHPSNMLLFVVGPVDPDQIMNLIRDNQNKKDYKDMSEIKRRFEDEPSSVAEKKKVLQMNVQTPKCLVGVKACDVAQSGKEMLKNELTINLLLDILFGKSSKSYYELYNEGLIDETFSYDYTQEEGFGFSMVGGDTEKPDELSERIQSIMMEAKSGNYLTEESLERTKKKKIGGFLRQLNSPDYIANQFTRYSFNEMNLFDVVPTLEEITFNDLKKSAEQFFEEDRFTVCQVIPNK; encoded by the coding sequence ATGAAGAAAATTGCTTTTGACCAATTGAAGGAAACACTTTATCATGAAAAAATGGAAAATGGGTTAAACGTTTATATATTACCGAAGCAAGGGTTTAGCAAAACCTTTGCAACTTTTACGACTAAATATGGTTCAATTGATAATGACTTTGTTCCGTTGAATTCAACTGAATATAATCATGTTCCAGATGGAATTGCTCACTTTCTTGAGCATAAACTATTTGAAAAAGAAGATGGCGATGTGTTTCAGCAATTTAGTAAACAAGGTGCATCTGCCAACGCTTTTACGACCTTTAATCGGACTGCCTATCTGTTTTCGAGTACATCTAATGTGGAAAAGAATCTAGAAACCTTAATCGATATGGTACAGAGTCCATATTTTACAGAAAAAACAGTAGAGAAAGAAAAAGGGATTATTGGTCAGGAAATAACCATGTATGATGATAATCCTGATTGGCGCTTATATTTTGGGGTAATAGAAAATATGTATCAGCATCATCCCGTAAAAATTGATATTGCTGGAACGATTGAATCAATTTCCCATATTACAGATCAGCTACTATATGAATGTTACAATACATTTTACCATCCGAGTAATATGCTTTTATTTGTAGTTGGTCCCGTTGATCCTGATCAAATCATGAATCTTATTCGAGATAATCAAAATAAGAAAGATTATAAGGATATGTCGGAAATCAAGCGTCGTTTCGAAGATGAACCATCTAGCGTTGCTGAGAAAAAGAAGGTTCTACAAATGAATGTTCAAACACCTAAATGTCTGGTAGGAGTAAAAGCTTGTGATGTGGCACAAAGTGGAAAAGAAATGCTGAAAAATGAGCTGACGATTAATTTATTATTAGACATCCTTTTTGGAAAAAGCTCAAAGAGCTATTATGAACTATATAATGAAGGATTAATTGATGAAACGTTTTCATATGATTACACACAGGAAGAGGGTTTTGGTTTTTCAATGGTTGGTGGAGATACCGAAAAGCCTGATGAACTTTCAGAACGTATACAATCGATTATGATGGAAGCGAAAAGTGGGAATTATTTAACGGAAGAATCCCTAGAAAGAACGAAGAAGAAAAAAATAGGTGGATTTTTACGTCAATTAAATTCACCTGACTATATTGCGAATCAGTTTACAAGGTATTCATTTAATGAAATGAATCTTTTTGATGTTGTACCGACATTAGAAGAGATTACTTTTAATGATTTAAAAAAATCAGCAGAGCAGTTTTTTGAAGAAGATCGCTTTACCGTTTGTCAGGTAATACCAAATAAATAA
- a CDS encoding helix-turn-helix domain-containing protein has product MTELGSRLKEARQAKGLSLDDLQEITKIQKRYLKGIEEGNYDMMPGKFYVRAFIKQYAEAVGLETEQIFEEYKREVPDVYNEDLPEQISRVQSRKTVAPSTSKMLDIFPKILVAVFIIAAIALVYYLVTNFAGSGSKDKLGNSKDTPIETQPVKEKNKPVAQDKEDKTKDNTTQDKNDNNQNDANKKDEEDKKAETPAQEVKVISASGRNSTYQLVNSEKFEVKLVSTGRTWVNMKNGQGHSFFQGTLEEGKSQAVDFSNETEAYLVIGNATQTEIYINDQKLEFAVPPSESTSQNITIQFEKTKTE; this is encoded by the coding sequence GTGACAGAATTAGGAAGTCGCTTGAAAGAAGCAAGACAAGCGAAAGGACTTAGTTTAGATGATTTACAGGAAATCACCAAAATACAAAAACGCTATTTAAAAGGGATCGAAGAAGGAAATTATGATATGATGCCTGGAAAGTTTTATGTTCGGGCATTTATTAAACAATATGCAGAGGCAGTTGGATTAGAAACTGAACAGATTTTTGAAGAATATAAACGGGAAGTACCTGATGTTTACAATGAAGACTTACCAGAGCAAATTTCTCGTGTACAATCAAGAAAAACAGTTGCACCTAGTACTTCAAAAATGTTAGACATTTTTCCAAAAATACTTGTTGCTGTTTTTATTATTGCTGCAATTGCTCTTGTTTATTATTTAGTTACTAATTTCGCTGGTTCTGGTTCAAAGGATAAGCTGGGTAACTCAAAGGATACACCAATAGAAACACAGCCAGTGAAAGAAAAAAATAAACCGGTAGCACAGGATAAAGAAGATAAAACGAAAGATAATACTACTCAAGATAAAAATGATAACAATCAAAATGATGCAAACAAAAAAGATGAAGAAGATAAAAAAGCAGAAACTCCTGCCCAGGAAGTAAAAGTGATATCTGCTAGTGGGAGAAATTCTACTTATCAATTAGTGAATAGTGAAAAATTTGAAGTGAAATTAGTTTCAACTGGACGTACATGGGTAAACATGAAGAATGGCCAAGGTCATTCATTCTTCCAAGGAACATTAGAAGAAGGAAAGAGTCAAGCTGTTGATTTTTCAAATGAAACTGAAGCATATCTAGTTATTGGTAATGCTACCCAAACTGAAATTTACATAAATGATCAAAAGCTAGAGTTTGCCGTTCCACCTAGTGAAAGTACCAGTCAAAATATAACAATTCAATTTGAAAAAACTAAAACTGAATAG
- a CDS encoding ABC transporter permease — MDLMTALEIIVTSSLLVAGPLIFTALGGVFSERSGVVNIGLEGLMIIGAFSSIVFNLTFADTFGAATPWVALIVAMIAGAIVSLLHALASITFRADQTVSGVAINFFALGLSLFLVKKWYDKGQTDFIKENFRKIDIPFLSDIPVIGDLFFSGVTYASYLAIILSFVVWFVIYKTPFGLRLRSVGEHPAAADTMGINVTKMRYIGVMLSGVFGGLGGAVYAQTITLDFSHSTITGQGFMALAAMIFGKWHPLGAMGAALFFGFAQSLSIVGGDIPFLKDIPSVYLLIAPYVLTILALAGFIGRADAPKASGIPYIKGQR, encoded by the coding sequence GTGGATTTAATGACTGCACTTGAAATTATTGTAACATCTTCCCTTTTAGTTGCTGGACCACTTATTTTTACAGCACTAGGTGGAGTTTTTTCTGAACGTTCTGGGGTTGTTAATATTGGTTTGGAAGGCTTAATGATAATCGGAGCTTTTAGTTCGATCGTTTTTAACTTAACATTTGCTGACACTTTTGGAGCTGCAACACCATGGGTTGCACTTATTGTTGCTATGATTGCAGGGGCAATCGTTTCTTTACTACATGCATTAGCATCGATAACCTTTAGGGCGGATCAGACGGTCAGTGGTGTAGCGATTAACTTCTTTGCTCTTGGTTTATCTTTATTTCTTGTAAAGAAATGGTATGACAAAGGGCAAACTGATTTTATTAAAGAAAATTTTAGAAAAATAGATATACCGTTTCTAAGTGATATACCAGTAATAGGAGATTTATTCTTTAGTGGGGTCACATATGCTTCGTATTTAGCTATCATTTTGTCCTTTGTTGTGTGGTTTGTTATATATAAAACCCCTTTTGGATTAAGACTTCGCTCAGTGGGTGAACACCCTGCCGCAGCTGATACAATGGGGATTAACGTAACAAAAATGCGTTATATTGGCGTTATGTTATCTGGTGTTTTTGGAGGGTTAGGTGGTGCAGTATATGCACAAACAATCACACTTGATTTTAGCCACTCTACAATTACAGGACAAGGCTTTATGGCATTAGCTGCAATGATTTTTGGAAAATGGCATCCACTTGGTGCAATGGGCGCTGCACTATTCTTTGGATTCGCTCAAAGTTTAAGTATTGTTGGTGGAGATATTCCTTTCTTAAAGGATATTCCAAGTGTTTATTTACTTATTGCTCCATACGTATTAACAATTTTAGCTCTTGCTGGATTTATAGGGCGTGCAGATGCACCAAAGGCAAGTGGAATTCCTTATATTAAGGGACAAAGATAG
- a CDS encoding ABC transporter permease, with protein sequence MSNRLINILIPIISVLLGLIAGAIIMLISGYNPISGYLALWNGAFGDSFYIGETFRQVTPYILAGLAVAFAFRTGLFNIGVEGQLLVGWIVSVWVGLTFDLPKIIHLPLAIIAAIIAGAIWGFIPGLLKAKFRVHEVIVTIMMNYIALHVSNYIIRNVLSDESDTTAEVPASASLKSDFLQSITDFSSLHNGIYLSIIAAIIMWFLLEKTTKGYELRSVGFNQHASHYAGMNVNRNIIYSMAISGAFAGLAGAMEGLGTFGFAFLQSSFSGVGFDGIAVALLGGNTAFGVVIASILFGGLRVGSLNMPIDANVPNELVEIVIALIIFFVASSYMIKWLITRFKREAK encoded by the coding sequence ATGTCTAATCGTTTAATTAATATACTTATACCAATCATTTCTGTTTTATTAGGGCTAATTGCCGGAGCAATTATCATGCTTATTAGTGGATATAATCCAATAAGCGGATATCTTGCTTTATGGAATGGAGCGTTTGGTGATTCCTTTTATATTGGTGAAACTTTTCGTCAAGTAACACCATATATTTTAGCAGGCTTAGCTGTCGCATTTGCTTTCCGAACAGGTCTATTTAATATCGGTGTAGAAGGTCAGCTATTAGTTGGATGGATTGTTTCGGTTTGGGTTGGACTGACCTTTGATTTACCAAAGATCATCCATTTACCTCTAGCCATAATTGCAGCGATTATTGCAGGGGCTATTTGGGGGTTTATTCCTGGATTATTAAAGGCAAAGTTCCGAGTTCATGAAGTAATTGTGACAATCATGATGAATTATATTGCACTGCATGTATCCAATTATATTATTAGAAATGTACTATCTGATGAATCAGACACTACTGCAGAAGTACCAGCTTCAGCTTCACTAAAATCGGACTTTCTACAAAGCATTACAGATTTTTCAAGTCTTCATAATGGAATTTATTTGTCAATTATTGCTGCAATTATCATGTGGTTTTTACTTGAAAAAACAACAAAAGGTTATGAACTTAGATCTGTAGGCTTCAATCAACATGCATCACATTATGCTGGGATGAATGTGAATCGGAATATTATCTATTCAATGGCCATTTCAGGAGCATTTGCAGGTCTAGCTGGTGCGATGGAAGGTTTAGGGACATTTGGCTTTGCATTCTTACAATCTAGCTTTTCTGGTGTTGGATTTGATGGTATTGCCGTTGCATTATTAGGGGGAAATACGGCATTCGGTGTGGTTATTGCCTCCATTCTTTTTGGTGGTTTAAGAGTAGGTTCCTTAAATATGCCGATTGATGCGAATGTACCTAATGAATTAGTTGAAATTGTTATTGCATTAATTATTTTCTTCGTTGCTTCAAGCTACATGATTAAATGGCTCATTACTCGTTTTAAAAGGGAGGCGAAATAA
- a CDS encoding competence/damage-inducible protein A translates to MNAEIIAVGSELLLGQIVNTNAKFISKGLAEIGVNVFHHTVVGDNPERLKKSIEIAEQRADLIIFTGGLGPTKDDLTKETIAKHLNTKLVQDDEAMDSIEAYFQRTKRVMTENNKKQALILEGAKVLPNDYGMAPGMLLQQEEQYYMLLPGPPHEMEPMFTHYGILAIQEKMGTIEKIESRVLRFFGIGEAELETRVESILERQSNPTIAPLAANGEVTLRITAKHTSIEEAKKLIDKTEQEILHLVGDYFYGYDETTIMAEVIKQLEKEKLTIACAESLTAGLFQSEMASHSGVSSIFKGGIVCYSNEAKVKLVQVQENTIEQYGAVSRETAIELAENILQLLDSDIGISFTGVAGPDKLENKPAGTVWIGIARKNKPTKTYLLDLASSRNGNRVRTVKYGCYYLLKELV, encoded by the coding sequence ATGAATGCTGAAATTATCGCTGTTGGTTCAGAGCTATTATTAGGTCAAATTGTTAATACCAATGCAAAGTTTATTTCGAAAGGCTTGGCCGAAATCGGTGTAAATGTATTCCATCATACCGTTGTAGGGGATAACCCTGAACGGTTAAAGAAAAGTATTGAAATCGCTGAACAACGAGCAGACTTAATTATTTTTACTGGTGGCCTTGGACCGACAAAAGATGATTTAACAAAGGAAACGATTGCTAAGCATCTGAATACGAAGCTTGTTCAAGACGATGAGGCTATGGATTCAATTGAAGCCTACTTTCAACGAACAAAAAGAGTGATGACAGAAAATAATAAAAAACAAGCACTGATTTTGGAAGGTGCCAAAGTATTGCCAAATGATTATGGTATGGCACCTGGGATGCTGTTACAGCAAGAAGAGCAATATTATATGCTACTTCCTGGACCTCCACATGAAATGGAACCGATGTTTACTCATTATGGTATTCTTGCGATCCAAGAAAAGATGGGAACGATTGAAAAAATCGAATCTAGAGTTTTAAGGTTTTTTGGTATTGGTGAAGCTGAGCTGGAAACTAGAGTTGAAAGTATTTTGGAACGCCAATCTAATCCAACTATTGCCCCTCTTGCAGCAAATGGTGAGGTAACGCTAAGAATTACGGCAAAACACACATCAATTGAAGAGGCGAAAAAATTAATCGATAAAACTGAGCAAGAAATTCTTCATCTTGTCGGCGATTATTTTTATGGTTATGATGAGACAACCATCATGGCTGAAGTAATTAAGCAATTGGAAAAGGAAAAACTAACGATAGCATGTGCAGAAAGTTTAACTGCTGGTTTGTTTCAATCGGAAATGGCGTCCCATTCTGGAGTCAGTTCAATTTTCAAAGGTGGAATTGTCTGTTACTCGAATGAAGCAAAAGTGAAGCTTGTTCAGGTACAAGAGAATACGATTGAACAATATGGTGCAGTAAGTCGAGAGACGGCTATTGAGCTAGCAGAAAATATTCTCCAATTACTAGATTCTGATATTGGAATTAGTTTTACAGGAGTTGCTGGGCCTGATAAGCTGGAAAATAAGCCGGCCGGTACGGTATGGATTGGAATTGCAAGAAAAAATAAACCAACTAAGACCTATTTACTAGACCTCGCAAGCAGTAGAAATGGAAATCGAGTTCGAACGGTCAAATATGGTTGTTATTATCTATTAAAAGAATTAGTATGA
- the yfmF gene encoding EF-P 5-aminopentanol modification-associated protein YfmF: MSVANEMVIKTEGFTLHIVKTNKYKTNTLVWKMKAPLNAETVTLRALLLNVLQSSTKKYPTTTALRTYLDDLYGAGFFVDLAKKGEQHIMSFSIDIANEKFLKDSTPLLQKGIDFLAEVLLNPNIENESFHQETVEKEKRILKQRIQSIYDDKMRYSNVRLVEEMCKGEPYALDANGIASKVEEITPQNLFDYYKKAISEDELHLYIIGDVNENEVETFCRNLQFENRSPIQLERKEGSNVKEVKEIKEKQDVKQGKLNIGYRTNVHFGDQDYFALQVFNGIFGGFSHSKLFINVREKASLAYYAASRLESHKGLLMVMSGIEAKNYDQAITIIREQMDAMKKGDFTDQEIEQTKAVINNQLLETTDTSRGLVEILYHNVIANQNFTVDDWIQGINKISKQDIIDVAKKIELDTIYFLTGLEGNGE, encoded by the coding sequence ATGTCTGTTGCAAATGAAATGGTTATTAAGACTGAAGGATTTACGTTACATATAGTAAAAACCAATAAATATAAAACCAATACACTTGTATGGAAAATGAAAGCCCCCTTGAATGCCGAAACAGTAACTCTTCGTGCACTTCTATTGAATGTATTACAAAGTAGTACAAAAAAGTATCCAACAACTACAGCATTACGAACATATCTAGATGATTTATATGGTGCAGGCTTCTTTGTTGATTTAGCAAAGAAGGGAGAACAACATATTATGTCGTTTTCAATTGATATTGCAAATGAAAAGTTTCTTAAGGATTCCACCCCACTCCTTCAAAAAGGTATAGATTTTTTAGCAGAGGTATTATTGAATCCAAACATTGAGAATGAAAGCTTTCATCAAGAAACAGTTGAGAAAGAGAAACGCATCTTAAAGCAAAGAATCCAATCCATTTATGATGATAAAATGCGTTACTCGAATGTTCGATTAGTGGAGGAAATGTGTAAGGGTGAACCTTATGCACTCGATGCAAACGGAATAGCATCTAAAGTAGAAGAGATTACACCGCAAAATCTATTTGATTATTATAAAAAAGCAATAAGTGAAGATGAACTACATTTATACATCATTGGTGATGTGAATGAAAATGAAGTAGAAACATTTTGTAGGAACCTCCAGTTTGAAAATCGTTCACCTATTCAACTAGAACGTAAAGAAGGAAGTAATGTTAAAGAAGTAAAAGAAATTAAGGAAAAACAAGATGTAAAACAAGGAAAGCTGAATATCGGATATCGTACAAACGTCCATTTTGGCGATCAAGATTATTTTGCACTCCAAGTATTCAATGGGATTTTTGGAGGGTTTTCACATTCAAAGTTATTTATTAATGTACGTGAAAAAGCTAGTTTAGCCTATTATGCCGCGAGTAGGTTAGAAAGCCATAAAGGATTATTGATGGTAATGAGCGGAATAGAAGCAAAAAATTATGATCAAGCAATAACCATCATAAGAGAACAGATGGACGCGATGAAAAAAGGTGATTTCACAGATCAAGAAATCGAGCAAACAAAAGCAGTTATTAATAATCAGCTCCTTGAAACGACAGATACATCTAGGGGATTGGTTGAAATTCTTTATCATAACGTAATCGCCAATCAAAATTTTACTGTGGATGATTGGATTCAAGGGATAAATAAAATTTCAAAACAGGATATTATTGATGTTGCGAAAAAAATTGAATTAGATACAATCTATTTTCTAACTGGATTGGAGGGAAATGGAGAATGA
- a CDS encoding DUF3243 domain-containing protein, whose translation MSVLESWDQWKDFLGDRLNQAKQQGMSQETINQLAEQVGDYLAQQVDPKNEQQRVLSDLWSVASQEEQQAIANVMVKLVQNNGTH comes from the coding sequence ATGTCAGTGTTAGAAAGCTGGGATCAATGGAAAGACTTTCTTGGTGATCGGTTAAATCAAGCGAAGCAACAAGGAATGTCTCAGGAAACAATTAACCAACTAGCTGAACAGGTTGGAGATTACCTAGCACAACAGGTAGATCCTAAAAATGAACAGCAACGAGTACTTTCTGATTTATGGTCCGTTGCATCACAAGAAGAACAACAAGCCATTGCAAATGTTATGGTTAAGCTTGTCCAAAATAATGGAACACATTAA
- the pgsA gene encoding CDP-diacylglycerol--glycerol-3-phosphate 3-phosphatidyltransferase, with protein sequence MNLPNKITVLRVCLIPIFVIIMVAPFDWGTINLLSAEMPVTHFVAALIFIVASATDWVDGHYARKLNLVTNLGKFLDPLADKLLVSAAFIILVELGFAPSWMIIVIISREFAVTGLRAILAASEGEVVAAAMLGKIKTWTQIVAIALLLLHNFPFGEGGFPLGMIALWVALFFTVWSGWDYFYKNRHIFVNSK encoded by the coding sequence GTGAATTTACCAAATAAAATTACTGTATTACGAGTTTGTTTAATACCAATATTTGTGATTATTATGGTAGCACCGTTTGATTGGGGTACTATAAACTTATTAAGTGCTGAGATGCCTGTTACCCACTTTGTGGCTGCATTAATCTTTATTGTAGCTTCTGCGACTGATTGGGTTGATGGACATTATGCTAGGAAACTGAATTTAGTAACGAATTTAGGGAAGTTTTTAGATCCTTTAGCAGATAAATTACTAGTTTCTGCAGCATTTATTATATTAGTTGAACTTGGATTTGCTCCATCTTGGATGATCATAGTGATCATTAGTCGTGAATTTGCAGTAACTGGTTTACGAGCGATTCTAGCAGCAAGTGAAGGAGAAGTAGTAGCTGCTGCTATGCTTGGAAAAATTAAAACATGGACACAAATTGTTGCCATCGCATTATTGTTGTTACATAATTTTCCTTTTGGAGAAGGTGGATTTCCCCTTGGAATGATTGCATTATGGGTTGCATTATTTTTTACTGTTTGGTCCGGATGGGATTATTTCTATAAAAATCGCCACATTTTTGTCAATTCAAAATAA